GGCGCATCGGGGGCGCGACCGGTAATCCGCCCAAGGCGACGCCAACTCGTTCGGGTGGTGTCGAAACCTTCCTGGCAGAACGCCTGAGGCGAGGGGCGAGCCTCTCCGCGGACCGACGGCCCTCATGTTTCCCTTCCGGGGCCGCGGGCCCGCCCCAGGCGAGAGACCGGCACCCGTTGTCGAGGGACGCCGAGGATGGGGGCATGAGCAGACTGCTTCTCATCGACCTCTCGAACCTGACCCACCGCTCCATCCACGGATACCCGCCCCTGTCAGACAGCTCCGGGCGCCCGACCCATGGTGCTCATGGCGCCGGCGCGATCACCCTGAAGATGATCGGCGCCCATCGGCCGACCCACCTCGTGGCCGCCTGCGACTCACCGCGCGCGGATCTCGTCAGGCGCACCATCTACGCCCCCTACAAGGCACACCGGGTCGACGCTGATGACTCGGTGTCCCACCAGCTTGCTCTCGCCGAGAAGGTGCTGGCGGCTCTCGGGGCGCGGCTGGAGCGGTGCGCCGGCTGGGAGGCCGATGATGTGATCGCGACCCTGGCGCGTCGCTGGGAGGGCGATGAGGTGGTGATCTGCTCGGGGGACAAGGACCTGCTCGCCCTCGTGGACGAGCGGACCCGGGTTCACCTGCTGGGTCGCGACGTCTTCGTCAACCCGCAGATCTGCCAGGACCTCACGGGCCTCGATCCGCGCCAGATGACCGACTACAAGGCCTTGGTCGGCGACAGCTCGGATGGCTTTCCCGGGGTGCCTGGGATCGGGGACAAGGGGGCCAAGGCGCTCCTGTCGCTCTACGGAGACCTGGACGGTGTGATCGCGGCTTTCGCGCGTGGGGAGCTCACCGGCAGGGCAGCCAGCGCCATGGCGGCGGGCGAGCAGATGGGAAGGGTGAGCTACCAGCTGGCCCGGATGCGCGAGGACCTGGATCTGGACCTCAGGCCCGCGCCGTGGAGCTTCAGCGCCGAGAGCGCCGATGCGCTCGATCGACTCGAGATGCGCTCGCTGGCTGACCGCGTCCGCCGCGAGATCTGAGGACCGGCCGGATCCGATCGGATCCGGCCGGTCCCGAGGGCCTAGCCGACGAACCCGCCGCCGGTGTTGAAGACCGACGGACCGCAGAAGGCGCCGCGACGGAAGGTGGTCCTGTTCGTGCCGTCGCTCATGCGCACGACGATCCGCGAGTCCCGGAAGCCGTGGTACCTGCCATCGAGGCCGAGGCGCACGCGCACCTGGCCGTGGCGCGGGGTCGCGCCCTGGCGCACGGCGTTGCGCGGACGCGTCGTCCATGAGCGGCAGACGGTCCGAAGCACCCGGCGACCGGTCGCCCGGGCCGCGGGCCGGACCACGTCAGGCGCCCCGGGGGCGGTAACGGGGGGCAGAGGGGCTCCGCTCGGCGCGACCGGGACAGGGGCCGGATCGGCCACCGGGGAGGCCACCGGAGCCGGCGCCGGGGGCGGGGTGGCCGGAGGGGCGGGGGTGGCCGGGATCACCGGGGGCGGGACCGTCGCCGGAGGGGCCTGGTTCGTGCAGGTCAGGGTCTTCTGGGCGATGGTGCGCGGGGCGTAGGTGTAGCCCCAGCCCCGGTAGCTCGCCTTCAGGGTGATGGTGACCGTCCCCTCGAGGGCCAGCGGGATGCTCACCGGGCCGACGGCGGAGGTCGTGAAATCGACCCTCTTGCTCGCCAGCAGGGTGCTGCCGCGGTAGACCTCGCCGACCATCCAGTTGCGGTCGCCCGCCTTGAAGTCGCTGCCCGAGAAGGTCGCGACCTCGCAGGTCAGCGTTCCCGAGGCTTTCGTGGCGGTGGCGATCTGCGGAGCGATCAGGCAGCCAGAGACCATCAGTGCGCTTGTGAGACCCGTCAGTGCTCGGCGGTTCATGTTCTTCCTCAGTTCATCTCTGACCGTCGGGCTTGACGACCATCGTGTACGACGCTAGTGAGGAGGAACGTAGGCCGGCTGAGGTCTTGTGCCGGTCAGTCTTTGTGAGAGCAAGCCTAACCCGATGACAGTCTGAGCGAGCCCGAAGTCCTGGGAGCTTCTAGGGTTTGCACACCATCAGCCAGGCTCCCGAGAGAGCCCGCTGATATCGGACGTGCCAGAGCCCGTCGATCGCAGGCATCCGCGGCAGGTCGTCCCGCCGATCGCCTTCGGGCCCGAGGTCCAGGCGTCTCACCCCCGCCTTCCGGGGAGTTGCCGACGGGATCCCGTGGGACATAGCCTGCGCCGGTCACCTGACCGACAGCGGAGCTGGCGCGATGCCCCGAGGCCTTCCCTTCCCGTCACGCCTCGCCGGCGCGATGCTGACCTGTGTGGCGCTCGCCCTGGGAGCGGTCGGGGTGATGGGGGCCGATGAGGCCGCCGCGGCCCCGAGCGGTGCGGTCCGGGTCAGCGTCTCGTCGTTGCCGTCGGGTCAGCCGGCGCGCGTCGTCCTCAGTCGCTCGGGACAGCGGACACGGGTGGTCTCCGCCCAGAAGAAGACCCTGAGGGGGCTCGCGCCCGGTCGCTGGAGAGTGGTGGTCCAGCCGGTCACGGCGCGCCGGCGGACCGGGGCGGTCCGGGCAGGGGCGCGCATCAGCCCCGTGAGGGCCCGCTTGACTGTGACGGTCCGCCGCGGCCGGGTGGTGGCCTTGCGGGTGGCCTACGGGACGATCATCAACCCGCGTGTGTCCCGGGCGCCGAGGGTTCTCGGGGTGTCCGGCGCCCCGGGGCGCCCGAGCGCGGTGCGGGTCCCGCGCTCCTCGAGCGCGCGCGTCGGTGACTACGTGGTCTCCGGGCCGACGGATGCTCTGCCGTACGGCCTGATCGCGCGGGTCTCCTCGGCCTCCAACGCAGCCGGTGCCCGGCAGCTCGGTCTCCAGCATGTCCCCGTCTCAGATGTCGCCCCGGTGATCTCCTACTCAGGCCCGCTGGTCGGGGTGCGGGAAGCCCCGAGGATCCAGGCCTTCGGCGGGGACGCCGACCTCAGCCTGTTGGGAAGCAGCTGCGGACTCACCGGCGGAACGCGTCTGTCCGGGGGCTTCGACCTCGGCTCACCGCGGGTCGAGGCCGACTTCAACGCGTCCCTGTTCGGCGGTGGCCCGAGGGCTGACCTGATCATCCGGGCCCGGCCGTCCTTCAACTTCAGCTACCTGGCCTCCGCCGGGTTCTTCTGCGAGAAGGAGATCGCGGCCGTCGCGGTGGTCGGAGTGATCCCGGCGCCTGTGCCGATCCCGGTCTACGCGGCGGTGCCGCTGAAGATCAGGGCGCAGTCCACGGCCTCGGCGTCGATCGAGACAACGGTCTCGTGGGACCTGGCGGTCGGGATGCGCACGCGCCGCGCGGGGGTCCTCCTCGCGGCACGGCCGGTGTTCGAGGCGTCGAATCCGTCGGCGTCGATCACCGTCTCCACGAGCTCGGAGACCAAGATCGGACCCTCTCTCGGCTTCGAGGTGGGCGTCGGCGTCCGCTCGGCACTCAGCGTCAACCTCGAGGTGGAGAGCGCCGTCGAGTTCTCCGCCCGGCCCGATGAGTGCTCCTGGGACTGGCGCCTCGGCGGCTTCACCGTCAAGGGCAGCGCGGGCCCCCTGTCGATCAACACCCCGCCGGCCGGAGAGATCAACCACCGGATCTGGACCGGGTGTGGGGGCTCGACCTTCGGCCGCGCGCCGAACGCGATCCGGAGCGTCGACTTCCTCAACCGCGACTACACGATCCTCTGCCCTCCGGGCGACCGGGTCACGGCGATTCAGGTACGCAACGGTCGTTGGAGCTCCGCAACCAGCAATCCTCCTGGGGACTTCCCCACCATCCAGCCCATCATCTCCTACGGCGATGCCACCGGCGACGGCCGTGAGGACGCCGCCCTCTACACCGACTGCTCGGCCGGTGGATCAGGGTCGGTTCCTAACACGCTGGTGTTCGAGATGGGTGCTGACGGCCAGGTGCGTCAGGTCGGCGGCGTGGTGTTCGGGCGCCGCCCGACCCTCTCCGGCGGCGTCCTCACCACGCGCCTGTTCCTACGGACCATCTCTGACCCCGCTGGGTCTCCAAGCATCGAGCAGATCGACCAGTGGCGGTTCCAGAACGGCGACTGGGTGAAGTTCTCCTCGGTCAAGCAACCGTATTCGGGCCCGGATGTCTGACCGCCGCAGCGGACGGCGGAGAGTCTCCGGGGCCCGCCGTCCTCGGGCGGCCCTCCGGGGCTAACGCTTGCGCAGGAGCTGGCGCGCTGATTCGAAGAGGGTCTCGGCGAGTGAGAGGAGCGCCGCGTCGTCCCACTCTTCAGGCGGTTCCACCTCGATGACGGTGCTCCAGACCGGACGGGCGAAGGGATCGGGGTCGCGCCCTGCCGGGAGGCGTGTGAGGATGACGTGATCCTCCTCGGCCTCGCTGACGAAGACCGAGAAACTCGGGCTGAGCGCCCCGAATGCGAAGCCCTCGAAGATGAAGTCCACCGCTTGACGCGCCGACAGGACGGGTTCCCGCGGCTTGCTGAGAATCGTTTCGAGGCGGGCCCTCGCTCGCGCCGTCGCCTCGTCGATGTGCATCGCCGCTGAGGCTAGCGGACTCGGATCCAGGCGGATCGGTTGCCGACGCGGTCGATCGCCCTGATCTGAGTTCCCGCGCTGACACGGACGAGACCGCGGTAGGCCTTCCACGACGAGACCACGCCGGCGGTGCGGGTCTGGTAGCGGGAGACGCCGGCGGGCGCGTCCGTCAGTCGCACGAGCGCGCCGGGCCGCGCGCGGGGAGCACGCTGGTCCCGGACGATGAGGACCTGACGGGGCTCGCTCGCCGCGTCGGCTGCGTGGAAGCGGATCCACCAGCGACCGGGGGTCAGATCGAGCAGACGCGGCACCGGCCGGTCGGAGGCGGCGTCGAGGCCGTTCCGATGACGTGCGATGCGGATCGTCTCGGCGCGGGCGGGAGCGCGCAGGGTGAGTCGTGTGATCGCATCACGGACCACGATGCGACCAGGGCCGGTGATCACTCCGCCGCGGGACGGCGTCAGGAACCGGGCGGGCGTGGGGAGGAGGCTCGGCTCCTCGGCCTGATCCGGGGCCGTCGGAGGCGTGGGCGTGGGAGCCGGGCCCGCGGGCGCGATCGAGACCGCCAGGCGGCTCTCACGTGTGGTCTGGTCGGTCGCGATGGTGGTCAGTCGCATCTGGTGGGATCCGGCCGCGATCACCGGAAGGGGCGCCTGGCGCTCGGCGGGCCCGAGCCGGCGCACCAGCGTGTCGCCCAGGTGGAGCTCGAAGCCCGCCACGGCCCCGGGCTCGCCGAGCAGCTGCCAGTGGATCACGCCCGCCACGCTCGGCTGCGCGGCCGGGCCGCTCAGGACCGCCCGCGGGGCCTCCGAACGACGGATCTGGCTGCTGACGGCACGCGCGTTGCCGACGCCGTCCACGGCGCGTACCGAGACGACCGACCCTTCGGCGCTCGGGCGCAGGCAGCCGAGGGGGTCCTGGCAGGTGAACCGTCGAGGTGAGAGCTCATCGCTGACGGCGACGACCGCCCCGTCGATCAGGACCTCGTAGCGATCGACGCCCGACAGGTCGATCGCGGCGCTCCAGGTGATCGACCAGTCCGGGCGGTGAACGTAGCGCGGGGCGCTCACGGAGAAGGCGCTCGGAGGGCTCTGATCCGTGCTGAGGGTGCGGGTCTCGCTCGAGCGGACGTTGCCGCTGTGGTCGACGGCGTCGATCCGCCAGCGGTGAGGTCCGGGGGGCAGGTCGGAGAGGGGGCGGGCCGACAGCGAGAGTCCGGAGACCGTCGCGGCGACCTGATCATCGATCACCAGGCGGTAGCCGGCGACCCCGCTTGCCGCGTCCCATGACTCGCGCCAGCGAAACAGCGGCCGGGGGCCGTCGAGGCTCGCGCTCACGAGCGAGAACTCCTGCGGGGCGGTGGTGTCCTGCGGCGGCGAGAGGAGGGAGTTCAACGCCGCGGCGAGGTTCAGCCGGCGGCCGCTCCGCGTCGCCGCCGCTGCGGGGATCGGATCGCCGGAGCTGGCGATGAGGGCGTTGACCCGAAGCGGGGAGAGGGAGGGGTCCCGGCCGAGCAGCAGCGCCGCCGCGCCGGCGACGTGTGGAGCGGACATCGAGGTGCCCGATGAGATGCCGTAGCCGCCCCGCCCGATCGTCGAGGCGATGCCAGAGCCCGGCGCGAGCAGGTCCACGGTCCCGGCACCCCGGTTCGAGAAGCTCGACAGGCCGTCCGAGGAGTCGCTCGACCCGACGCTGATCAGGCCCGGCGTCGGACAGGCGGCTGGCATCAGCTGGGTCTGGTCGAGGTCCACGGCCTCGTTCCCGGCCGCCGCCACGACGACGACCCCGGCGGCCATCGCCTGAGCGATCGCGTCGCAGACCGCCACGCCCGCATCCGGGGTGGATGTGCCCCAGCTGGCGTTGATGACCTTGGCTCCCGCGCGGACCGCGTAGCGGATCGACTCGATCGCATCGGCGTGGGTACCGGTGCCGGAACCGATGAACTTGACCGGCATGATCCGGGCGTTGAGCGAGATGCCGGCGACCCCGATCCCGTTGTTGCGGACCGCGGCGATCGTGCCGGCCACGTGCGTGCCGTGGTCATCGGCTGATGAGCCGGCGGAGACGGCTCCGTTGCGCTCGATCACGTTGGCGCCGTGGATGTCGTCGATGTAGCCGTTGCCGTCGTTGTCGCGTCCGTCCACCACCTCCGCCGTGTTGCGCCAGATGACCGGGGCCAGGTCGGGGTGCCCGATGTCGATCCCGGTGTCCGTGACGGCGACGAGCACCGGCACACCGGTGGGGTGGTCCCAGGCCGCCGGCGCCCCGATGCGGGCCATGTCCCACTGGTGGGACCAGTAGTGGTCGTTCGGGATGGCGTTCGGGCGGACGACCGCCCGGTCGATCACGGCGCCCTGGATGCCCTCCTCATCGGAGAGCCGGTCCTCGAGTGCGTCCTGGTTCACCGCGGCGCGGAGGCGATAGACGCGCCATCCCCCGTAGAGGGGTGAGCTCGAGCTCGCGCCGAGCTCCTCGCGCACCCGCGCGATCAGCTCCGGGTCGTCCTTGTCCGCGAGGCGGACGAGCACCTGCGTCGCGGCGGGGTCGCCGCTGGCCTGCGCCGGCGCGCTGGCACGGTCGATCCCGGCGAGCGCGCCGGCACCGAGGAGGACGCCGAACCCGAGGCAGGTGAGCGTGATGGCGATCCGTCGCATCGGCCCAAACCTGGCAGGCGACTGGAGAGAAGTCCCCGTTTGTGAGGGGCGCGACGGGCCCTGTGCGATCCCGCGTCAGTGCGGATGCGATAAGAGTTGTGCGCGTCGTCGCGGGGGCGCATGTTCGGGACGTAAAGAACAGAGGGAACGAGAAGAGAGCGAGCGGACGACCCCACCCACTCTCAGATGCCTTCGGGCTTTCTCTGCGTCGCCACACTCAGCCCTTCTCGCCCCCTCTGATCTTTCGCCTACTCGCCCGGACCCCGGTGGCCCCTATGAGTGGAACCGACCCACAGGGCGACGCACGAGGTCCCATTCGTGAGCTGTTAGAAGCACGAAACGGCCTCAACAGCCCGAAAAGGGGCACTTACGCGCGCTGAGGCTCAGCCCTCGACGCTGATTGCGCAGGCGGGCTCGGCGAGGCCGACTCCGGCCCAGTAGGCCCGCAGGCCCGCGACGAGGTCCTCCGAGTGGACGTGGTTCTCGCCGGACACCCCGATCTCGAAGTAGCCGAGGAGGTCCTTGCGGACGTACAGCGTCGCTCCCGGGTGCTCTTCCAGGAACTCGGAGATCAGCTGCTCCAGAGGCTTCTTCATGGCGCGATGGTGCCCCGCGGCCGGCTCGAGCGCAGGCCTTTCCCCATTGGATCCCGGAGGCGCGCGCTGACGCCGCGGCGGTTCAGCTCGTGCCGAACACCAGGTGGAGACCAACAGGAGGTAGGAGGGCCGCGAGCTCCGGGTCGAGTCGGGCGATTCGCTCCATGGCGGTGCTGCGCTCCGGGCCGGTCGGCTCGCGCTGGGCGCTCAGGTCGACGGGAGTCTGGACTGCCGGGTGGCGGGCCAGCTCGACGCCGCAGTAGCCGACCAGGTGCTCGGCGGAGCCGGAGTAGACCTCGGTGAACCCACACGGCCCATCGGCGTCCTCGAACCAGGCGCTGATGGGGTCGGCCTCCATCTCGTCGATCCGCTTCGAGACCGCCTCGTTGAGAGGGACTCCGTAGATCAGGTAGACGATCGGATACATCAGAGGCCTCTCAGCGATGGAGTCCTGAGCGCGGTCTCGGCGCTCGGCGGTCGCCCCGCCCGGACCCCTCGAACCTACGTCGCCCGCGTCGCCCCGACGCACCCCGTACGACCTCTGTGAGCCAGAAGAGGGCTAGGCGTCGTCGCTGCGCGGCCTAATAGCCGGACGTTACAAGACGACGGTTCTGTCAGCGGCGCGGCTCGCAGGGAGGCCGGCGGGGGGCCTGGGCGCCCCACGGCCCGGCGTACTCACTCCCTGTCCTTCAGCGCGCGAGTGAGAGGGCTAGCGAGTCGCTGAAGCGTCCCGCCTGAGGCCCGCCGTTGCAGGTGCCGTCCGACTCACCCGGTCGCTTGATCCAGGCGAATGCGTCGAGTCCTGGGAGGGAGGAGACGCGGGGCGCCCGTCCGAGTCGTCGCCCGGGCGGGTTGCACCAGGCGCCCTCGGGGGCCGGGCCGGCGCCGTTGCGGCTCGAGTCGATGACAAAGCGCGTCGATCCGCCGAGGAGCCTGCGCAGCTGCTGGCCGTAGGCGATCGAGGCAGTGTCGGTCTGGTGGTTGCTGACGTTCAGGGCGAACCCGCGCAGCCGGGAGACCCCACTGGCGCGAAGGCGGACGGCCATGGTCTGCGCGTCATGCCAGGACGAGTGCCCGGCGTCCAGGTAGACGGCACGGCCGCCTGCGCTGAGCATCCGGCCGGCGCGGGACAGCTGCCCGTAGCGCGCCTGGCGGCCCGCAGCGTCCAGGCAGTCGGCGCCGGCGATGGCATCCGGCTCGAGGATGACCGCGGCCCGGTGGCTGGAGAGGGTGCGCGAGACCTGACGCACGAGGCCCAGATAGCGGGCCGTGTCGGAGGCTCCACCGGCGCTGTGGCTGCCGCAGTCGCGGCCGGGGACCGCATAGACCACGACGAGCGCGAGGCGCCGGGACGACTTGGCCCGGGCGAGGTAGTCGCGTAGCTCACCCAGGCGCTCAGGGCCGGTCATCCAGAAGGCCTGGGGTTGGCGGGCGATACGGGCGACGGCGCGATGTCTCCCATCTCCGGCGCGTCGCATCTCGAGCATCCGCGCATGCGCAGCCGAGGCCTGATCGACGAGGACCGGGACCGCGAAGGGGTTCGGAGCGGCGAAGGCGGGAGACGGGGAGGACACCGAGGCCGCTGCAGCGGCGAGGGTGAGCGCACAGATCAGTCGAAGGGCCATCGGTCGAGCCTTGGGAAGGGCACGCGAGCGCCCTTTCTTCTCGCCTCGCCTGGATTGCGGCATGTCAATGCCCGGATCCGGGTGAGCCGCGTCCGGCGCCTATCGCGATAGGCGCCTCAACGTGACAATCCAGGGGCCCGATTGTCACGATTGGCGGACACCTGGCGGGCCCCGGACAAGAGACTCGCGTGCGCCCGCGGCCGCATTCCTAGAGTCGCCGGCATGTCCATCCTCGAACGACCGGGCGCCCCTCGGCGCCGCCCGTGGCCCCGAGCTGACGCGGAGCTCTCGCGTTGGCGCGATCCGGTGTCGCTCGCCTCGTGGGTCGGGCTCGCCTCGATCCCGGTCCTCAGCGTGGCGGCCATTGCCGACCGGGCCGTCTGGTGGTGGCCACTCGGACTGGTCGGCTTCTACGTGGTGTCGGCCCTCGTGGTGCGCGACCGCTTCGCGCCGCTGGCGATGACGGCGGTCGGGGCGCTCAGCATCTCGCTCGTCCAGGGCTGGGACTTCAGTACCGTCACCCTCGGCGGGGTCTGCGCGCTTGGGCTCTGGGTGATGTGGAGGGCGCTGCTCTCACCGATGCCAAAGCCCGCAAGCCATCGGGGCTCAGAAGCCGAGCGGGCCTGGCTGTCCCACGAGGTCCGCCGGCTGCGCGTCGAGATCGAGCTGGACGAGGGAGATGACCCGCAGGTCTCCGCCGATCTGGCCCGCGATCTCCTCGAGCGCCGTGCCCACCTGGCGGCGCTCGAGGGAGAGGCCTAGCGGGACCGCATCTGGGTGATCGCCTCGGCGAACCGCCCGTGGGCGTGGTAGGTGCCGAGCAGCCGGCCCTCGACCCAGTAGGCGGTCGGGGCGCGGCGGGAGAGGCCGCGGAGCACGACCTCGTGCTTGCCGACCCGGGCGATCGCGCAGGAGTCCGCGCGCGGGTGTTCGGCGAGCATGCCCGCGATGAAGGTCTCGTCGACCTGCTCGAGCGCCTCGCGAAGCATCGCCTCGTTGCGGGCGACGAGCCCCGGCCAGACGAAGCGGAGCTGGGCGAGGGCGGCGCGCGGGGAGAAGGAGACCTCGGGCACCGTGTCGGTGGTGGCGGCGTTCTGGGGCGGTGCGACGAGGGTGCTCATGGTGATCTCTCCGGGTCTCGGGTTCAGGGGTTCTAATCGCTCAGCGCGTACACGCGATGATGGCTGAGAGGCCTCTTCGCGCGGGCGCTTCTCGCGCTCTCAGGAGGTGGTCGGTGGGCCGGGCAGGACTCCAAGCACGTTCGGTCAAGGCGGGCTTAGGCTCGATGGCGCCGATGCCTTTCCTCGCCCTCATCTGGAGCATCGCCGGCGCCCTCAGCCTCGTGCTGTGCCTGGCGCGCGCTGATGCCCTCTGGGCTTCGACCGCCGCGGCCATGGCGACGATGGGCATCCTCTCGAGCGCCGGCGCTGGAGTCCCCGTCCAGGTCCTGGCGGGGGAGGTGGCCTTCCTGGCGATCAGCTACATCCACTGGCGCTCGGTCTGGTCGTCGGACCCACCGCTGGCCGGCGGATAAAGGGCGGCCCCGGGCGATCCCGGCCCTACGATGAGCAGTGATGAGCCGGGGACGAGGAGCGCGACCGTTGACGTCCCTCGCGGGCCCCCGTGTCCCTCGGGCGCCGATCGCGACCGGCCCTCCTGACATCGCACCACTCCTGACCGAGATCGAGCGCCGGGTGGTCGACCGGGCGGGGGACATCATCGAGACGGCGCTCGTCGACCATGTCCTCGAGCTCCCGAGGGACTACTCGGGTCTCATGGGTGGCCTGAGCGGCGACACCCGGCTGCCGGCCATGGACCTGATGGTCCTCGCCGAGCTCTGCTGTGTGGAAGCTGATTTCGAGGACGCACGCGCCCGGGTGAAGGAGGCGATCGCCCACCAGGAGGCATTCCTCACCGAGCTCGAGGCGGCGACCCTGTCGCCGCGGACCCGGGCCTCACAGCAGATCTGGCGCCTGCTCAACCTCGACGGCATCAGCGACGCCACGAACGCACGCGCCGACTATCTCAAGGGACAACTCGACCTGCTCGAGGCGTGGACGGCGGTGCTGGGCGAGCTCGATGACGATCTGGAGATGGCCATATGCGGCGCCCGTCAGGGCTCGATGCCTGACGGGCAGTCCTGGCTCTTCGGCAGTGATGAGCGCCTGGTGCGCTGGCATCTGCGGCTGCGCGAGAGCGAGCGGTCCGTCATCGAGCTCCTCCGCAACGGCAAGCCGGACCTGGCCCGCGCGCTGACGGTGTCCCAGCTCACCGATCACCCCGACCGCGCGAGCAACCGGGCGTTCGTCGGCTCCTGGGATGATGAGGAATGGGAGATCGCCTCCCGCCTGGCACGGGCATCTGAGGAGCACATCACCGGGCTCGGTCTGTTCTCGAGGAAGTCCGCATTCGCGCTCGAGGCCGCCAGGGCCCGCCCGAGCGGGATCGCCGCAGAGCTTCTCGGCCCCCTGGCGAGCGGCCCCGAGGCCCGGCACCCGAACCACCGCCACCGGCCGCATCTGAAGCTCCCGCTCCGGGGCAGCGCCTCGGATGTCCATGAGACATGGCGCGGCCTGATCCGCGACGCCGCCTACCACGGCTTGAACGGCGAGTACCACCTGCAGGACACCCGTCATCTGCGCGCGAGCGTCGGGGCGACCCGGGCCACCGTCCGACAGATGATCTCCGCCGGAGCCGAGCCCGTCGTGGTCGCTCGCTCGTTCAGTGAGACCCTCTATCCGAACCAGCAGACCATTCCGGAGCTCCCCGTCGACTTCAGGGAGGGCCGGTGCCTGTACCTGGGAGCGCGGGTCGAGGCGTCCGAGGACGGGCGGACCGTGGAGATGCTCGCCCTGACCGAGCTCAACCTCTCGACCGGCGCCCGGCAGGCGAACACGATCCACGAGGCGGCGCGTTCCTGTCGGGACTGGCCGCTCGATCTCTCAGACCGCGAATGCGATGTGATCGTCTCATGGTCAGGAGCCGCGCTCGAGCTGCATGACGAGCCGGACCGCTCGCACGTGACGCCACCGCCGGCGCTCGATGCGGTGCTCCAACCGAGTGCCTGCACACACCCTGG
This DNA window, taken from Miltoncostaea oceani, encodes the following:
- a CDS encoding 5'-3' exonuclease, which translates into the protein MSRLLLIDLSNLTHRSIHGYPPLSDSSGRPTHGAHGAGAITLKMIGAHRPTHLVAACDSPRADLVRRTIYAPYKAHRVDADDSVSHQLALAEKVLAALGARLERCAGWEADDVIATLARRWEGDEVVICSGDKDLLALVDERTRVHLLGRDVFVNPQICQDLTGLDPRQMTDYKALVGDSSDGFPGVPGIGDKGAKALLSLYGDLDGVIAAFARGELTGRAASAMAAGEQMGRVSYQLARMREDLDLDLRPAPWSFSAESADALDRLEMRSLADRVRREI
- a CDS encoding S8 family peptidase produces the protein MRRIAITLTCLGFGVLLGAGALAGIDRASAPAQASGDPAATQVLVRLADKDDPELIARVREELGASSSSPLYGGWRVYRLRAAVNQDALEDRLSDEEGIQGAVIDRAVVRPNAIPNDHYWSHQWDMARIGAPAAWDHPTGVPVLVAVTDTGIDIGHPDLAPVIWRNTAEVVDGRDNDGNGYIDDIHGANVIERNGAVSAGSSADDHGTHVAGTIAAVRNNGIGVAGISLNARIMPVKFIGSGTGTHADAIESIRYAVRAGAKVINASWGTSTPDAGVAVCDAIAQAMAAGVVVVAAAGNEAVDLDQTQLMPAACPTPGLISVGSSDSSDGLSSFSNRGAGTVDLLAPGSGIASTIGRGGYGISSGTSMSAPHVAGAAALLLGRDPSLSPLRVNALIASSGDPIPAAAATRSGRRLNLAAALNSLLSPPQDTTAPQEFSLVSASLDGPRPLFRWRESWDAASGVAGYRLVIDDQVAATVSGLSLSARPLSDLPPGPHRWRIDAVDHSGNVRSSETRTLSTDQSPPSAFSVSAPRYVHRPDWSITWSAAIDLSGVDRYEVLIDGAVVAVSDELSPRRFTCQDPLGCLRPSAEGSVVSVRAVDGVGNARAVSSQIRRSEAPRAVLSGPAAQPSVAGVIHWQLLGEPGAVAGFELHLGDTLVRRLGPAERQAPLPVIAAGSHQMRLTTIATDQTTRESRLAVSIAPAGPAPTPTPPTAPDQAEEPSLLPTPARFLTPSRGGVITGPGRIVVRDAITRLTLRAPARAETIRIARHRNGLDAASDRPVPRLLDLTPGRWWIRFHAADAASEPRQVLIVRDQRAPRARPGALVRLTDAPAGVSRYQTRTAGVVSSWKAYRGLVRVSAGTQIRAIDRVGNRSAWIRVR
- a CDS encoding glycoside hydrolase family 6 protein gives rise to the protein MALRLICALTLAAAAASVSSPSPAFAAPNPFAVPVLVDQASAAHARMLEMRRAGDGRHRAVARIARQPQAFWMTGPERLGELRDYLARAKSSRRLALVVVYAVPGRDCGSHSAGGASDTARYLGLVRQVSRTLSSHRAAVILEPDAIAGADCLDAAGRQARYGQLSRAGRMLSAGGRAVYLDAGHSSWHDAQTMAVRLRASGVSRLRGFALNVSNHQTDTASIAYGQQLRRLLGGSTRFVIDSSRNGAGPAPEGAWCNPPGRRLGRAPRVSSLPGLDAFAWIKRPGESDGTCNGGPQAGRFSDSLALSLAR